A single window of Danio rerio strain Tuebingen ecotype United States chromosome 15, GRCz12tu, whole genome shotgun sequence DNA harbors:
- the mrps22 gene encoding small ribosomal subunit protein mS22 (The RefSeq protein has 8 substitutions compared to this genomic sequence): protein MAALSVTRCLVRSYFCVKSAHKNVQTCLQTTTRIFSVSTTRNNSENVLKAQFTDKEVQDILTKITGLNLDKVFRPTIQKLTPPKYKLLTDTELEEAVHKAEEHAKHLLEMPPILPERKPIDDVLAEDRILEGMDTAKYVFTDINFNIPHRERFIVVREPSGTLRKASWNERDRIIQIYFPKEGRKVTPPPVFKEGNLRLVFEQDRHEDVLNQCVVQFEPDSAEFNKVFMLTYEDIDKHGKYDLLRSTRFFGGLAWHMVNERRIDGLLVEMLQRDLMQDAVKLVRLFNLVHPQSESAQHAQRQQAADLDLLKIYTQYESSRAGFIELAVQTYEQTKALGSF from the exons ATGGCTGCGCTCAGCGTTACGAGGTGTTTAGTACGGTCTTACTTCTGCGTTCAATCTGCTCATAAAAATGTGCAAACTTGTTTGCAGACAAGCACACGAATCTTCAGTGTGTCGACAACACGCAATA ACTCTGAGAATGTTCTGAAAGCTCAGTTCACAGATAAAGAGGTTCAAGATATTCTGACTAAAATCACTGGTCTCAAACTGGACAAAGTATTTCGACCCATAATCCAGCAACTAACACCACCTAAATACAAGCTTTTGACAGACACTGAGTTAGAggag GCAGTTCATAAGGCAGAGGAACAtgcaaaacatttgctggaaatgCCACCCATTCTGCCAGAGAGGAAGCCAATAGATGATGTGCTGGCTGAAGATCGAATACTGGAGGGCATGGACACTGCTAAATATGTCTTCACTGACATAAACTTTAACATCCCACATAGA GAAAGATTCATAGTTGTGAGAGAGCCGAGTGGAACTCTGAGGAAAGCGTCATGGAATGAAAGAGATAGGATAATACAAATTTACTTTCCTAAAGAGGGTCGCAAGGTCACACCACCACCTGTCTTTAAAGAAGAAAACCTCAGG TTGGTTTTTGAACAGGATAGACATGAGGATGTGCTAAACCAATGTGTTGTCCAGTTTGAGCCAGACTCTGCAGAATTTAACAAA GTGTTCATGCTGACCTATGAAGACATTGACAAGCATGGCAAATACGATCTACTCAGATCCACGCGTTTCTTCGGTGGTTTGGCCTGGCATATGGTTAATGAACGCCGAATTGATGGCCTTCTTGTGGAAATGTTGCAGCGAGACCT AATGCAGGATGCGGTGAAGTTGGTGCGTCTTTTTAATTTAGTACATCCTCAGAGTGAATCTGCAGAGCATGCTCAAAGACAACAAGCCGCTGACCTGGACCTTCTAAAG